One window of Candidatus Mycobacterium wuenschmannii genomic DNA carries:
- a CDS encoding type II toxin-antitoxin system Rv0910 family toxin, producing the protein MGHIEATRDFSASQDALWATVSDLANWDKWFTVHEKWLEGPPDSLTEGAKLTAKIVMLGMANKIEWTIEKVDAPRSLVLSGTGMAGVKAKFTFAIDPAESGSNFAVSGDFEGAMIKGALGKAVEKDGAKQLAKTLDQLDALASASA; encoded by the coding sequence ATGGGACACATCGAAGCAACCCGCGACTTCTCCGCCAGCCAGGACGCACTGTGGGCGACCGTCAGCGACCTGGCCAACTGGGACAAGTGGTTCACCGTGCACGAGAAGTGGCTCGAAGGCCCGCCCGACTCCCTGACCGAGGGCGCCAAGCTGACCGCCAAGATCGTCATGCTCGGCATGGCCAACAAGATCGAATGGACGATCGAAAAGGTCGACGCGCCGCGTTCGCTGGTGCTCTCCGGCACCGGAATGGCCGGCGTCAAGGCCAAATTCACGTTCGCTATCGATCCGGCCGAGAGTGGTTCGAACTTCGCCGTGTCCGGTGACTTCGAGGGCGCGATGATCAAAGGCGCACTCGGTAAGGCCGTCGAGAAGGACGGCGCCAAGCAGCTGGCCAAGACGCTCGACCAGCTCGACGCGCTGGCGTCAGCCTCCGCGTAG
- the pptT gene encoding 4'-phosphopantetheinyl transferase PptT gives MTLTTLMSAVLPDIAELACAELYSDPPGLTPLAEEEPLIERSVAKRRNEFITVRYCARIALGELGFPPVPILKGEKGEPCWPNGVVGSITHTAGYRGAVVGKVAAVRSVGVDAEPHDVLPDGVLDAISLPAERAELKALPPGTHWDRILFCAKEATYKAWFPLTKRWLGFEDAHITFTVDDSGSAGAFESTILIDGDTLAGPPLSTLAGRWSVDRDLVLTAITL, from the coding sequence ATGACTCTGACGACCCTGATGTCTGCCGTGCTGCCCGACATCGCCGAGCTGGCCTGCGCCGAGTTGTACTCCGACCCACCGGGATTGACGCCGCTGGCCGAGGAGGAGCCGCTGATCGAACGGTCGGTGGCCAAACGGCGCAATGAGTTCATCACGGTCCGGTACTGCGCGCGAATTGCGTTGGGCGAGCTCGGCTTTCCACCCGTGCCGATCCTCAAGGGCGAGAAGGGCGAACCGTGCTGGCCGAACGGAGTGGTCGGCAGCATCACCCACACCGCCGGCTACCGTGGCGCGGTGGTCGGGAAGGTCGCTGCGGTCCGCTCGGTGGGGGTCGACGCCGAGCCGCACGACGTGCTGCCCGACGGTGTGTTGGACGCGATCAGCCTGCCGGCCGAGCGGGCCGAGCTGAAAGCGTTGCCGCCCGGAACGCATTGGGATCGAATCCTGTTTTGCGCCAAGGAAGCAACGTACAAGGCGTGGTTCCCGTTGACCAAGCGCTGGCTCGGATTCGAGGACGCACACATCACCTTCACCGTCGACGACTCCGGATCCGCCGGGGCGTTCGAGTCGACGATCCTGATCGACGGCGACACGCTCGCCGGACCGCCGCTGAGCACCCTGGCCGGCCGGTGGTCGGTCGACCGCGACCTGGTACTGACGGCTATCACCCTGTGA
- a CDS encoding acyl-CoA dehydrogenase family protein, translated as MFEWSDTDLIMRDTIRGFIDKEVRPNIDALETGEISPYPIARKLFTEFGLDVMAAEAVKTMLDKERAKQEAKHEGSGEKKSSRGFAGLGAQGSMAAVLVSELAGVSLGLLSAVGVSLGLGAATIMSRGTLAQKERWLPELMTLEKIAAWAITEPDSGSDAFGGMKTYVRRSGDADGAYILNGQKTFITNGPYADVMVVYAKLDDGSTDKRNRPVLTFVLDAGMAGLTQGKPFKKMGIMSSPTGELFFDNVRLSPDRLLGETEQHEGGDGRDSARANFSAERIGVALMSLGIINECHRLCIDYAKTRTLWGKNIGQFQLIQLKLAKMEVARINVQNMVFQTLEKAQAGKMPSLAEASAIKLYSSEAATDVAMDAVQLFGGNGYMAEYRVEQLARDAKSLMIYAGSNEVQVTHIAKGLLA; from the coding sequence ATGTTCGAATGGTCCGACACCGACCTGATCATGCGGGACACCATCCGCGGATTCATCGACAAGGAGGTTCGCCCGAATATCGACGCGCTGGAGACCGGTGAAATTTCGCCGTATCCGATTGCGCGCAAGCTGTTCACCGAGTTCGGTCTCGACGTGATGGCCGCCGAGGCGGTCAAGACGATGCTGGACAAGGAGCGGGCCAAGCAGGAGGCCAAGCACGAGGGGAGCGGCGAGAAGAAGTCCTCCCGCGGATTCGCCGGCCTCGGTGCGCAGGGGTCGATGGCGGCCGTGCTGGTGTCCGAACTCGCCGGGGTGAGCCTCGGTCTGCTCAGCGCGGTCGGGGTGAGCCTTGGCCTGGGCGCCGCGACGATCATGAGCCGCGGCACCTTGGCCCAAAAGGAGCGCTGGCTACCAGAACTCATGACGCTGGAGAAGATCGCGGCATGGGCGATCACCGAGCCCGACTCCGGCTCCGACGCGTTCGGCGGCATGAAGACGTACGTGCGGCGCTCCGGCGACGCAGATGGGGCCTACATCCTCAACGGGCAGAAGACGTTCATCACCAACGGGCCGTACGCGGACGTGATGGTGGTCTACGCCAAGCTCGACGACGGATCGACCGACAAACGCAACCGCCCGGTGCTGACGTTCGTGCTGGACGCCGGCATGGCGGGCCTGACCCAGGGCAAGCCGTTCAAGAAGATGGGCATCATGTCGTCGCCGACCGGTGAGCTGTTCTTCGACAACGTCCGGCTCTCGCCCGACCGACTGCTCGGCGAGACCGAACAGCACGAGGGCGGCGACGGGCGGGACAGCGCCCGGGCCAACTTCTCCGCGGAGCGCATCGGCGTCGCGCTGATGTCGCTGGGCATCATCAACGAGTGCCACCGGCTCTGCATCGACTACGCCAAAACCCGCACGTTGTGGGGCAAGAACATCGGCCAGTTCCAGCTGATTCAGCTCAAGCTGGCCAAGATGGAAGTCGCGCGGATTAACGTGCAGAACATGGTGTTCCAGACGCTGGAAAAGGCTCAGGCGGGCAAGATGCCATCGCTGGCCGAAGCCTCGGCGATCAAGCTGTACTCCTCGGAGGCGGCCACCGACGTCGCGATGGACGCCGTGCAGCTGTTCGGCGGAAACGGCTATATGGCCGAGTACCGGGTCGAGCAACTGGCCCGCGACGCCAAGTCGCTGATGATCTACGCCGGCAGCAACGAGGTGCAGGTGACGCATATCGCCAAGGGGCTGCTCGCCTGA
- a CDS encoding TetR/AcrR family transcriptional regulator produces MRARLLDATIECLVTYGYAGTTTPRVAERAGVTRGAQIHHFRSKEDLVVAAIEHLAQQRVQTAMREFGRVEDSSDPISTVLDFLWESHQGPMFVATVELWVAARTDPVLAAHVERVEPLVNGTLISAIAQLVPNHAARKDLRNFVYTAMDALRGILLASFVDRDSARARRRWDRACDQLRPIVAGLLAADYVD; encoded by the coding sequence ATGCGGGCGCGCCTGCTCGACGCCACGATCGAATGCCTGGTCACCTACGGCTACGCCGGCACCACCACGCCCCGCGTTGCCGAACGCGCCGGCGTCACCAGGGGAGCGCAGATCCATCACTTCCGTTCCAAGGAAGACCTGGTGGTCGCCGCCATCGAGCACCTGGCGCAACAACGGGTGCAGACCGCGATGCGCGAGTTCGGCCGCGTGGAAGACAGTAGCGATCCGATCTCGACGGTGCTGGATTTCCTCTGGGAGTCCCACCAGGGCCCGATGTTCGTTGCGACCGTTGAGCTTTGGGTCGCGGCGCGCACCGACCCCGTGCTGGCCGCCCACGTCGAGCGGGTGGAGCCGTTGGTCAACGGCACGCTGATCTCGGCGATCGCCCAATTGGTACCCAATCACGCCGCGCGGAAAGACCTGCGCAACTTCGTGTACACGGCGATGGACGCGCTGCGGGGAATTCTGCTGGCGAGCTTTGTCGATCGCGATTCGGCCCGCGCCCGCCGGCGGTGGGATCGCGCCTGCGACCAGCTGCGGCCGATCGTGGCCGGCCTGCTCGCCGCCGACTACGTGGACTGA
- the truB gene encoding tRNA pseudouridine(55) synthase TruB, whose product MTSHDVVGRCRRIFKTRRVGHAGTLDPMATGVLVIGIERATKILGLVTETSKSYAATIRLGQSTSTEDAEGDITQQVSARGVADGAIEAAVAELRGDIEQVPSAVSAIKVDGQRAYRLAREGRAVELPARPVTIHRFDVTGVRRHDELVDVDVEVDCSSGTYIRALARDVGATLAVGGHLTALRRTAVGRFGIDVARSLDDLSEKPQLSVTLDDACLELFPHRSLSGDEADSVANGRALGPAGIDGVYAAHTTDGRVIALLRDEASRTKSVVVIRPANL is encoded by the coding sequence ATGACGAGTCATGACGTGGTGGGCCGATGTCGGCGCATCTTCAAGACCCGTCGGGTCGGGCACGCCGGCACGCTGGACCCGATGGCGACCGGGGTGCTGGTGATCGGCATCGAGCGCGCGACCAAGATCCTCGGCCTGGTCACCGAGACGTCGAAGTCCTATGCGGCCACGATTCGGCTCGGCCAGTCCACGTCCACCGAAGACGCGGAAGGCGATATCACCCAACAGGTTTCGGCCCGCGGGGTCGCGGACGGGGCGATCGAGGCGGCGGTCGCGGAACTGCGCGGCGACATCGAACAGGTCCCGTCGGCGGTCAGCGCGATCAAGGTCGATGGGCAACGCGCCTACCGGCTGGCCCGGGAAGGCCGGGCGGTCGAATTGCCCGCACGGCCCGTGACGATCCACCGGTTCGACGTGACAGGGGTGCGTCGTCACGATGAACTCGTCGACGTCGACGTCGAGGTGGACTGCTCGTCGGGCACTTACATCCGCGCCCTGGCCCGCGACGTCGGTGCGACGCTGGCGGTGGGCGGTCATCTGACGGCGTTGCGCCGTACCGCAGTCGGTCGGTTCGGTATCGACGTGGCCAGGTCGCTTGACGATCTCTCCGAAAAGCCGCAATTGAGCGTGACTCTCGACGATGCTTGTCTGGAACTGTTCCCGCACCGGTCACTCTCCGGCGACGAGGCCGATTCGGTAGCCAACGGGCGGGCCCTTGGCCCGGCGGGCATCGACGGCGTCTACGCCGCGCACACCACCGACGGGCGGGTCATTGCGCTGCTGCGCGACGAGGCTTCGAGGACGAAGTCGGTGGTCGTCATCAGGCCGGCAAATCTATAA
- a CDS encoding DUF3558 domain-containing protein gives MVGKLRLLAALGALITAVVVVFQSAPPAPTAASRVDLRSTAAPMEPATTMKSPIIATTDPSPFDPCKDIPFDVVQRLGLGFTPPIPEEGLRCHFDAGNYQLAVEPIVWRKYDQSLPADAIETTIAGHRAAQWWNLKPTYHNSYFYFSCMVAFKTSYGVIQQSLFYSTIYSSPEVDCPATNLQRANELAPYYKF, from the coding sequence ATGGTCGGCAAGTTGCGCCTGCTTGCGGCGCTCGGCGCCCTGATCACCGCCGTGGTCGTGGTATTTCAGAGCGCGCCGCCCGCCCCGACTGCGGCGTCACGGGTGGACCTGCGCTCCACCGCGGCCCCGATGGAGCCGGCGACCACGATGAAGAGTCCGATCATCGCGACGACCGACCCGAGCCCGTTCGACCCGTGCAAGGACATCCCGTTCGACGTGGTGCAGCGGCTGGGGCTCGGCTTCACCCCGCCGATTCCCGAAGAGGGCCTGCGCTGCCACTTTGACGCGGGCAACTACCAGCTGGCGGTCGAGCCGATCGTGTGGCGGAAGTACGACCAGTCGCTGCCGGCCGACGCCATCGAGACCACCATCGCCGGCCACCGCGCCGCCCAGTGGTGGAATCTCAAGCCCACGTACCACAACAGCTACTTCTACTTCTCCTGCATGGTGGCGTTCAAGACCAGCTACGGGGTCATCCAGCAGTCGCTGTTCTACTCGACGATCTACTCCAGCCCGGAGGTCGACTGCCCGGCGACCAATCTGCAGCGCGCCAACGAGCTTGCGCCGTACTACAAGTTCTAG
- a CDS encoding alpha/beta hydrolase, protein MGPRAQGLRRRSFAALDGLSYLPFARTSFNFMLDGLLARQAMLARLRPVADYAIARSSPPVPGTRVRPGPPGIPGEWVWPPGARRDVGVMLVLHGSGYLICSARTHRGFASRVAKHAGMPAFVIDYRLAPEHPFPAAEDDAVAAYRWLLEQGHDPARIVVAGDSAGGHLAIALALRAKAEGLPAPAALALFGPLIDPAYRASIADPRTRRQPLDPRAAARAVALYVGDFDPADPRLCLLNADLADLPPTQVHYGSREVMRADAEAFAQLVRETGGRCEEVLWPGLMHGYWLWPRQDDGSLESLKVAGEFLRSTVTPADSPS, encoded by the coding sequence ATGGGCCCGCGGGCACAAGGGTTGCGGCGTAGGTCGTTTGCTGCACTGGACGGGCTGTCGTATCTTCCGTTCGCGCGCACGTCGTTCAACTTCATGCTCGACGGGTTGCTGGCGCGCCAGGCGATGCTCGCCCGATTGCGCCCGGTCGCCGACTACGCGATAGCGCGCAGCAGTCCGCCGGTGCCGGGGACCCGGGTACGACCCGGACCGCCCGGGATTCCGGGCGAGTGGGTCTGGCCGCCGGGCGCGCGCCGCGATGTCGGCGTGATGCTGGTGCTACACGGCAGCGGCTACCTGATCTGCTCGGCGCGCACCCACCGCGGGTTCGCGTCGAGGGTCGCCAAGCACGCCGGCATGCCCGCCTTCGTGATCGACTACCGGCTCGCGCCCGAGCATCCGTTTCCGGCGGCCGAGGACGACGCCGTCGCCGCGTACCGCTGGCTGCTCGAGCAGGGTCACGACCCGGCGAGGATCGTGGTGGCCGGCGATTCCGCGGGCGGCCACCTCGCCATCGCACTTGCGTTGCGCGCCAAGGCAGAAGGGTTGCCCGCGCCGGCCGCGCTGGCGTTGTTCGGGCCATTGATCGATCCGGCGTACCGCGCCTCGATCGCCGATCCGCGGACCCGGCGTCAGCCGCTGGACCCGCGGGCGGCGGCGCGGGCCGTTGCGCTGTACGTCGGCGACTTCGATCCCGCCGACCCCCGGCTCTGCCTGTTGAATGCGGACCTGGCCGACTTGCCCCCCACCCAGGTGCATTACGGGTCCCGGGAGGTGATGCGAGCCGACGCCGAGGCATTCGCGCAGCTGGTGCGCGAGACCGGCGGACGCTGTGAAGAGGTGCTGTGGCCGGGGCTGATGCACGGCTACTGGCTGTGGCCGCGACAGGACGACGGCAGCCTGGAGAGCCTGAAGGTCGCGGGGGAGTTCCTGCGTTCGACGGTCACACCGGCAGACTCGCCCTCATGA
- a CDS encoding MaoC/PaaZ C-terminal domain-containing protein, whose product MTETLEFDDSGLDSWTDEERFEVTRERLAEYAAATNDPIDAHRRGDVAPPVFAIVPVFEALLTPAVDVMPVEAIPRVVHGEQDFHFHRPIRPGDKLVSRGKMIGYQGLEKGTRAAILLECRTEDGELVNEQYVTTFVRGMTVGKTMGTLSPEHKFDAALRDQAPVAKVVQHVDTDQTFRYSPAAGDPMPIHLDEEVAISAGLPGIIAHGLCTMAFTSWAVLTELASSDVNRLKRFAVRFSKPVIPGDDLETRIWRVGSENGSTTYAFETARGADFVITDGLAVLAD is encoded by the coding sequence ATGACCGAGACTTTGGAATTCGACGACAGCGGCCTGGACAGCTGGACCGACGAGGAGCGTTTCGAGGTGACCCGGGAGCGGCTGGCCGAGTACGCCGCGGCCACCAACGACCCGATCGACGCGCACCGCAGAGGGGACGTTGCGCCGCCGGTTTTCGCGATCGTGCCGGTCTTCGAGGCGCTGCTCACCCCGGCGGTCGACGTAATGCCGGTCGAGGCCATCCCGCGAGTCGTGCACGGCGAGCAGGACTTCCACTTCCACCGGCCGATCCGCCCGGGCGACAAGCTTGTCTCGCGCGGCAAGATGATCGGTTACCAGGGGCTGGAGAAGGGCACCCGGGCGGCGATCCTGCTCGAATGTCGCACCGAGGACGGCGAACTGGTCAACGAGCAGTACGTCACGACGTTCGTCCGCGGCATGACGGTGGGCAAGACGATGGGCACGCTGAGCCCCGAGCACAAGTTCGACGCCGCGCTTCGCGACCAGGCCCCGGTGGCCAAGGTCGTCCAGCACGTCGACACCGACCAGACCTTCCGCTACTCGCCGGCGGCCGGTGACCCGATGCCGATCCACCTCGACGAAGAGGTGGCGATCAGCGCCGGCCTGCCGGGAATCATCGCGCACGGGCTGTGCACCATGGCGTTCACGTCGTGGGCGGTGCTCACCGAGCTGGCCAGTTCGGATGTCAACCGGCTCAAGCGGTTTGCGGTCCGGTTCTCCAAGCCCGTGATTCCCGGCGACGACCTGGAGACCCGGATCTGGCGGGTCGGCAGCGAGAACGGCTCCACCACTTACGCATTCGAAACGGCCAGAGGTGCTGATTTCGTCATCACCGACGGCCTGGCCGTCCTGGCCGACTGA
- a CDS encoding SDR family oxidoreductase has product MGALEGRVAVITGAGRGIGREHALLFAREGAKIVVNDLGGSNEGEGADTGPAHEVVEEIKAAGGQAVVNTENVATWAGAESVVQQAIDEFGGLDILVNNAGILRDAFIAGMEEAQWDAVIAVHLKGHFAMLHHAAAYWKAQSKAGDQPNAAVINTASGSGVTLPNAGQANYGSAKAGIAALTLIAAEELERYGVRVNAIAPIARTRLTLATPGMGALMSEPEDGELDLFSPANISPLVAYLATDKCPITGKVYAVQGGAISSLGGWHDVDTIETDGPWLIDDIATRLPH; this is encoded by the coding sequence ATGGGTGCATTGGAAGGCCGCGTCGCGGTCATCACCGGTGCGGGCCGCGGCATCGGCCGCGAGCACGCACTGCTCTTCGCCAGGGAAGGCGCCAAGATCGTCGTCAATGATCTCGGCGGCAGCAACGAGGGCGAGGGAGCCGACACCGGCCCTGCCCACGAGGTGGTCGAGGAGATCAAGGCGGCAGGTGGACAGGCCGTCGTCAACACCGAGAACGTCGCCACCTGGGCCGGCGCGGAAAGCGTTGTGCAACAAGCGATCGACGAGTTCGGCGGCCTCGACATCCTGGTCAACAATGCCGGGATCCTGCGTGACGCGTTCATCGCGGGCATGGAGGAAGCGCAGTGGGACGCGGTGATCGCGGTCCACCTGAAGGGGCACTTCGCGATGCTGCATCACGCGGCGGCGTACTGGAAGGCCCAGTCGAAGGCCGGCGACCAGCCCAACGCCGCGGTGATCAACACCGCGTCGGGTTCCGGTGTGACACTGCCGAATGCGGGCCAGGCCAACTACGGCTCGGCCAAGGCGGGCATTGCCGCGCTGACACTGATCGCCGCCGAGGAACTCGAGCGCTATGGCGTCCGGGTCAACGCAATCGCCCCGATTGCCCGCACCCGGCTCACGCTGGCCACCCCCGGCATGGGTGCGCTGATGTCCGAGCCGGAGGACGGCGAGCTCGACCTGTTCAGCCCGGCCAACATCTCGCCGCTGGTCGCCTACCTGGCCACCGACAAGTGCCCGATCACCGGCAAGGTGTACGCGGTTCAGGGCGGGGCGATCTCGTCGCTGGGCGGCTGGCACGACGTCGACACGATCGAGACCGACGGCCCCTGGCTGATCGACGACATCGCCACCCGGCTGCCGCATTGA
- a CDS encoding lipid-transfer protein, whose amino-acid sequence MSHKVYVIGVGMTKFEKPGRRENWDYPDMARESGTKALEDAGIDYAEIQQGYVGYVYGESTSGQRALYELGLSGIPIVNVNNNCSTGSTALYLAAQAIRGGLADCTIALGFEKMKPGSLESTYDDRTNPMEKHIMAMAEISEVLFPPAPWMFGAAGREHMQQYGSTAEHFAKIGYKNHKHSVNNPYAQFQESYSLDDILGARMIYDPLTKLQCSPTSDGSGAAILASEAFVDKHNLAGQAVEIVGQSMTTDFKNSFDGTCKGLIGYHMNVHAAQSVYDQSGLGPEEFQVIELHDCFSANELLLYEALGLCAEGEAPKLIDNGDVTYGGRWVVNPSGGLISKGHPLGATGLAQCAELTWQLRGTADKRQVDNVTAALQHNIGLGGAAVVTAYQRAER is encoded by the coding sequence ATGTCACACAAGGTCTACGTCATCGGTGTGGGGATGACGAAGTTCGAAAAGCCGGGCCGCCGGGAGAATTGGGACTATCCGGACATGGCGCGGGAATCGGGCACTAAGGCGCTCGAAGACGCCGGGATCGACTACGCGGAGATCCAGCAAGGCTATGTCGGCTACGTCTACGGCGAGTCGACCTCGGGCCAGCGGGCGCTCTACGAGTTGGGTCTGAGCGGCATCCCGATCGTCAACGTCAACAACAATTGTTCGACCGGGTCGACCGCGCTCTACCTTGCCGCGCAAGCGATTCGCGGCGGGCTGGCCGATTGCACGATTGCGCTGGGCTTCGAGAAGATGAAGCCGGGTTCGCTGGAGTCGACCTACGACGACCGCACCAATCCGATGGAAAAGCACATCATGGCAATGGCCGAGATATCCGAGGTGCTGTTCCCACCGGCACCGTGGATGTTCGGCGCCGCCGGCCGCGAGCACATGCAGCAATACGGCAGCACCGCAGAGCATTTCGCGAAGATCGGCTACAAGAACCACAAGCATTCGGTCAACAACCCGTACGCACAGTTCCAGGAGTCCTACTCGCTGGACGACATCCTCGGCGCGCGAATGATCTACGACCCGTTGACCAAGCTGCAGTGCTCGCCGACCTCGGACGGCTCCGGCGCGGCGATCCTGGCCTCGGAGGCGTTCGTCGACAAGCACAACCTGGCCGGCCAGGCGGTGGAGATCGTCGGGCAGTCGATGACGACGGACTTCAAGAACAGCTTCGACGGCACCTGCAAGGGGCTGATCGGCTACCACATGAATGTGCACGCCGCGCAAAGCGTTTACGACCAGTCCGGCCTCGGTCCCGAGGAGTTTCAGGTCATCGAGTTGCACGACTGCTTCTCGGCCAACGAACTGCTGCTCTACGAAGCGCTAGGGCTGTGCGCTGAAGGTGAGGCGCCCAAGCTGATCGACAACGGCGACGTCACCTACGGCGGCCGGTGGGTGGTCAACCCGTCCGGCGGCCTCATCTCGAAGGGTCACCCGTTGGGCGCCACCGGGCTGGCGCAGTGCGCCGAGCTCACCTGGCAGCTGCGCGGCACGGCCGACAAGCGACAGGTCGACAACGTCACCGCCGCACTGCAACACAACATCGGACTCGGCGGCGCGGCCGTCGTCACCGCATACCAGCGGGCCGAACGCTAA
- a CDS encoding metallophosphoesterase family protein, which produces MAWEEHGQQPPTARQPTLWAVSDLHTGHVGNKPVTESLYPSTPDDWLIVCGDVAERTDEIRWALDLLRRRFAKVIWVPGNHELWTTTKDPMQVFGRDRYDYLVNICDELGVVSPEHPFPVWTERGGPATIVPLFLLYDYSFLPRGATTKAEGMAIARERNVVCTDEFLLSPDPYPTREAWCRERVAATRKRLDDLDWMNPTVLVNHFPMVRQPCDALFLPEFSLWCGTTETADWHTRYNAVCSVYGHLHIPRTTWYDDVRFEEVSVGYPREWRRRKPYSWLRQILPDPQYAPGYLNDFGGHFVITAEMKAQAQQFRDRLRQR; this is translated from the coding sequence GTGGCTTGGGAAGAACACGGGCAGCAGCCCCCGACCGCACGGCAGCCGACGCTGTGGGCGGTCTCGGACCTGCACACCGGTCACGTCGGCAACAAGCCGGTCACCGAATCCCTGTATCCGTCGACGCCCGACGACTGGCTGATCGTGTGCGGCGACGTCGCGGAGCGCACCGACGAGATCCGCTGGGCGCTGGACCTGCTGCGACGGCGGTTCGCGAAGGTCATCTGGGTGCCGGGCAACCACGAGCTGTGGACCACCACCAAGGACCCCATGCAGGTCTTCGGCCGCGACCGGTACGACTACCTGGTCAACATCTGCGACGAACTGGGAGTGGTGAGCCCGGAGCATCCCTTCCCAGTCTGGACCGAGCGCGGCGGCCCGGCGACGATCGTGCCGCTGTTCCTGCTCTACGACTACTCGTTTCTGCCGAGAGGCGCGACGACCAAGGCCGAGGGCATGGCGATCGCGCGGGAGCGCAACGTCGTGTGCACCGATGAATTCCTACTCTCACCGGATCCGTACCCGACGCGCGAGGCGTGGTGCCGCGAGCGGGTCGCGGCCACCCGCAAGCGTCTCGACGATCTGGACTGGATGAATCCGACCGTGCTGGTCAACCATTTTCCGATGGTGCGCCAGCCCTGCGACGCGCTGTTCCTGCCGGAGTTCTCGCTGTGGTGCGGCACCACCGAGACCGCGGACTGGCACACCCGCTACAACGCGGTCTGCTCGGTCTACGGGCACCTGCACATCCCGCGGACCACCTGGTACGACGACGTTCGCTTCGAAGAGGTGTCGGTGGGTTACCCGCGCGAATGGCGGCGCCGCAAGCCGTACAGCTGGCTGCGCCAGATCCTGCCCGACCCGCAGTACGCGCCCGGTTACCTCAATGACTTCGGCGGGCATTTCGTCATCACCGCGGAGATGAAGGCGCAGGCCCAGCAGTTCCGCGACCGTCTGCGGCAGCGGTAG